One segment of Setaria viridis chromosome 4, Setaria_viridis_v4.0, whole genome shotgun sequence DNA contains the following:
- the LOC117853177 gene encoding aspartyl protease family protein At5g10770 gives MIPVLPLVLVLCVSSPIAHATTSTLKSNAVCSGHRVSIPLSSRTWLPLNHRRGPCSPFPSSETIPSTADVLHRDRLRADRIRKGLNGTAGAKRRDVTVPTTLGSSLDTLEYVVTVGLGTPAVTQTVHIDTGSDVTWVQCRPCPATACHPQKDKLFNPARSATYSAIGCGSAACNGLSRDLYGNGCSKRRQCQYIVNYGDGSNTTGTYSADKLTLTPAYAVDHFQFGCSHAAQLFSDKADGLMGLGGGSPSLVSQTATKAFSYCLPPAANYSGFLTLGVPRASSSRFTVTPMYRTMSVDTFYLVLLQGITVAGRRLRVPPSAFSAGAVMDSGTIITRLPPKAYRVLRAAFRKEMKMYPRVASSSAILDTCFNISDAVGDDVKVPSVSLVFERGATVELDRSGTILDGCLAFASTGDDESVGIIGNVQQRTLEVLYDIGGGAVGFRRGAC, from the exons ATGATTCCTGTTTTGCCGCTAGTTCTTGTCCTGTGTGTTTCTTCTCCAATTGCTCATGCAACAACTAGCACGCTCAAATCCAATGCCGTCTGCTCCGGCCACAGAG TGAGCATTCCACTCTCCAGTCGCACTTGGCTGCCGTTGAACCACCGGCGAGGCCCTTGCTCACCGTTCCCCTCCTCGGAGACCATACCCTCGACGGCCGACGTGCTCCACCGGGaccgcctccgcgccgaccGCATCCGGAAGGGCCTCAACGGCACTGCTGGAGCAAAGCGCCGCGACGTGACCGTCCCGACCACGCTTGGCTCCTCCCTGGACACCTTGGAGTACGTCGTCACCGTGGGCCTCGGCACGCCGGCGGTCACCCAGACCGTGCACATCGACACCGGCAGCGACGTGACGTGGGTGCAGTGCCGCCCGTGCCCCGCCACGGCGTGCCACCCCCAGAAGGACAAGCTCTTCAACCCGGCTAGGTCGGCCACGTACTCGGCCATCGGCTGCGGCTCCGCCGCCTGCAACGGTCTCAGCCGTGATCTCTACGGCAATGGCTGCTCCAAGCGCCGCCAGTGCCAGTACATCGTCAACTACGGCGACGGCTCCAACACCACCGGGACGTACAGTGCCGACAAGCTGACGCTGACCCCGGCGTACGCCGTCGACCACTTCCAGTTCGGTTGCAGCCACGCCGCGCAGCTGTTCAGCGACAAGGCCGACGGGCTCATGggtctcggcggcggctcgccgtCGCTCGTGTCGCAGACGGCGACCAAGGCCTTCTCCTACTGCctcccgccggcggcgaacTACTCCGGCTTCCTGACGCTCGGCGTGCCGCGCGCCTCCTCGTCGAGGTTCACGGTCACGCCCATGTACAGGACCATGAGCGTCGACACCTTCTACCTCGTGCTCCTGCAGGGCATCACCGTGGCCGGGCGGCGCCTCCGCGTGCCCCCGTCGGCGTTCAGCGCCGGCGCGGTCATGGACTCGGGAACGATCATCACGCGGCTGCCCCCGAAGGCGTACCGTGTTCTTCGGGCGGCGTTCAGGAAGGAGATGAAGATGTACCCGCgggtggcgtcgtcgtcggcgatcTTGGACACGTGCTTCAACATCAGCGATGCCGTCGGCGACGACGTCAAGGTTCCAAGCGTTTCCCTCGTGTTCGAGAGGGGCGCCACGGTGGAGCTCGACCGGTCGGGGACCATTCTCGACGGCTGCCTCGCCTTCGCGTCCACCGGCGACGACGAGTCCGTGGGGATCATCGGCAACGTGCAGCAGAGGACGCTTGAGGTGCTGTATGACATCGGCGGCGGGGCCGTCGGATTCCGCCGTGGCgcctgctga
- the LOC140222475 gene encoding uncharacterized protein, whose protein sequence is MKETGEGFSRPFPSVFIATATGLHTNFHKSTFVPIHVEPAAALELAAILGCPVAGFSQTYLGLPLSTGKVPASVLDALAIKVVRTLPGWRTSLLTPAGRLNLASAMLMVQPLSAMAVMPLPVSTLDKLDRPHKGLFWKGAAKCSGSDCLVAWQ, encoded by the coding sequence ATGAAGGAAACGGGAGAGGGGTTTTCCCGCCCGTTTCCATCCGTTTTCATTGCTACCGCCACCGGCCTCCACACCAACTTCCACAAAAGTACCTTTGTGCCGATCCATGTGGAGCCGGCGGCCGCACTGGAGCTCGCCGCCATCCTGGGATGCCCTGTGGCCGGCTTCTCCCAAACTTATTTGGGGCTGCCGCTCTCCACAGGGAAGGTCCCCGCGTCGGTGCTGGATGCGCTTGCTATCAAAGTGGTGCGCACGCTGCCGGGGTGGCGCACCTCTCTCCTAACTCCGGCGGGGCGCCTCAACCTAGCCAGCGCGATGCTGATGGTGCAGCCTCTCTCCGCCATGGCTGTCATGCCGCTCCCCGTTTCCACCCTGGACAAGCTCGACCGGCCTCACAAAGGCCTGTTCTGGAAAGGCGCCGCCAAGTGCTCGGGTAGCGACTGCCTGGTTGCATGGCAGTAG
- the LOC117853090 gene encoding aspartyl protease family protein At5g10770 produces MVWVLVPLLLLVSGSSPVVHAADHDGGDYMIVAMNSLRPEATCLGHREIPPQNGTWVPLHHPLGPCSPSPSGDAAKPPSLDDLLRQDQLRVDHIHRRLSGDVGDVKGSYKDPAPTEVSQVNHQPSGDFSVGSANTNSKPQSIDLAATGGGRPRLPGVIQTLVLDTASDVPWVQCVPCPIPPCHPQTNTFYDPTKSPTYAAFSCSSSPCRQLGPYANGCLSNQCQYKVTYPNGSSSSGTYVSDVLTINPTNSIAKFQFGCSHVEQGTFNNRTAGIMALGGGPESLVSQAASIYGNAFSYCVPPTASHKGFFSLGVPRVAATRYVVTPMLRYKQVPTFYRVLLRDIAVAGQRLNVQPVVFAAGSVLDSRTIISRLPATAYQALRAAFRNAMRMYRMAPPKGSLDTCYDFTGVVGTVQLPKIALVFDQNAVVELDPSGILFNDCLAFIPNRDDNMPGILGNVQQQTIEVLYDVGGGAVGFRRNAC; encoded by the exons ATGGTTTGGGTTTTGGTGCCACTGCTCCTCCTCGTGTCTGGTTCTTCTCCAGTTGTCCATGCAGCAGACCATGATGGAGGCGACTACATGATCGTGGCAATGAACTCGCTGAGACCGGAAGCCACCTGCTTGGGGCACAGGG AGATTCCACCCCAGAACGGCACCTGGGTACCATTGCATCACCCGCTTGGGCCgtgctcgccgtcgccatcaGGTGACGCCGCGAAGCCGCCGTCCTTGGACGACCTGCTCCGGCAGGACCAGCTCCGCGTCGACCACATCCACAGGAGGCTGTCGGGAGACGTCGGCGACGTCAAGGGCTCCTACAAGGATCCGGCTCCCACCGAAGTAAGCCAGGTTAACCACCAGCCCTCTGGTGATTTCAGCGTGGGCTCCGCCAACACCAACTCCAAG CCGCAGAGCATTGATctggcggcgaccggcggcggtcGGCCGAGGCTGCCGGGAGTGATCCAGACGCTGGTGCTCGACACGGCGAGCGACGTGCCGTGGGTGCAGTGCGTGCCGTGCCCCATCCCGCCGTGCCACCCGCAGACCAACACCTTCTACGATCCGACCAAATCTCCAACCTACGCCGCCTTCAGTTGCAGCTCCTCGCCCTGCCGGCAACTCGGCCCCTACGCCAACGGCTGCCTCAGCAACCAGTGCCAGTACAAGGTCACCTACCCCaacggctcgtcgtcgtcggggacgTACGTCTCCGACGTGCTCACCATCAACCCCACAAACTCCATCGCCAAGTTCCAGTTCGGCTGCAGCCACGTCGAGCAGGGCACCTTCAACAACCGCACCGCCGGGATCAtggcgctcggcggcggcccggAGTCGCTCGTGTCCCAGGCCGCCTCCATCTACGGCAACGCCTTCTCCTACTGCGTCCCGCCGACGGCGAGCCACAAGGGGTTCTTCAGCCTCGGCGTGCCGCGCGTTGCCGCCACCAGGTACGTGGTGACACCCATGCTCAGGTACAAGCAGGTGCCCACGTTCTACCGCGTCCTGCTCCGGGacatcgccgtcgccgggcaGCGGCTCAACGTCCAGCCTGTGGTGTTCGCCGCCGGGTCGGTGCTGGACTCCCGCACCATCATCAGCCGACTGCCGGCGACGGCGTACCAGGCGCTGCGGGCGGCGTTCAGGAACGCCATGAGGATGTACCGCATGGCACCCCCCAAGGGGAGCCTGGATACCTGCTACGACTTCACCGGCGTCGTCGGCACCGTCCAGCTGCCGAAGATCGCGCTGGTGTTCGACCAGAACGCCGTCGTGGAGCTTGACCCGTCGGGGATCCTGTTCAACGACTGCCTTGCCTTCATCCCCAACCGCGACGACAACATGCCTGGCATCCTTGGCAACGTGCAGCAGCAGACGATCGAGGTGCTCTATGATGTCGGCGGCGGGGCTGTAGGGTTCCGCCGTAACGCGTGCTga
- the LOC117853869 gene encoding uncharacterized protein yields the protein MEARYVKVASRYFIVGNGNAGDGCGGGGDHRRRHFLDACFLCKRDITPGRHIFMYKGDAAFCSDECRQDQRAMDAALKAARRRQRYLQRSASLPVPSSAAAAAMPRRPTVAGLAAHAPVLSG from the exons ATGGAAGCGAGGTACGTGAAGGTGGCGTCCCGGTACTTCATCGTCGGCAACGGGAACGCCGGCGACggctgcggtggtggtggtgatcatcgccgccgccacttcctcGACGCCTGCTTCCTGTGCAAGCGGGACATCACCCCGGGCCGCCACATCTTCATGTACAA GGGCGACGCGGCGTTCTGCAGCGACGAGTGCAGGCAGGACCAGAGGGCCATGGACGCCGCGCTCAAGGCCGCCAGGCGCCGCCAACGCTACCTCCAGCGCAGCGCGTCCCTGCCGGTGCCttcgtcggccgcggcggcggcgatgccccGGAGGCCGACCGTCGCGGGCCTCGCCGCCCACGCCCCCGTCCTCTCCGGCTAG
- the LOC117851618 gene encoding uncharacterized protein: MVLHFALKLDPREFCDQNMTMYISNLTSSYIDKSNEPTIVSSTTIMFVLAGLFFSLNLFSGISDVSAILDPKVRLFLSSALSLFLPVMSYLFSEAKNARNTTSSSTTAGATTVADLSLTAGLILVWMLLVELLRKKVDEIRMRGHSSTIQRAGRVVWLGNLVFFNIKSVGRKAVFSILWILCATKVAQRFVFTEVGKRSYAHGKNASVLTSYMAQMLEREEHQAERHQAVQDGDELLKKCKYIVMGENKLVKKATADGYEFFFPTNDDGVITVGKVWELPETGSQHKEIQRLKRICLSFALFKLLRRRFEHQPAMSDEEARDCRKFLLNGLYGQRRKEDAHVLFQVMNDEVNFLSEYYHSVIPVVFASPFFLIANYFLLPIVVTVLCLMSIILCGNGDVGYAFKSLGRDNYTLQHGVSKIVRCLLAKAIDNKAPAFFSLVDLSITAFLFIIFFYEEIWEFVVFLLSNWFMVSVLCSFRAKYDWPRSPTFGGAFRRLLWLRSRMSHAPLRVKQFSMLNLRWPPHLPLFSPLFLAIRTEGVPNSLKQSIMDCLVEHDRHPNNTPLTKGTSALEKEKHYIPQHHALREACTSDSAAEVILTLHIATSILEAKCAPPSNKNEDVRMVAIKLSNYCAYLVAFHPELLPDNKEKAEDVFEAMKKELKDMLGCRVYFLSSKSTRVEKMMKAVEDESNKQQETSTEDESNKQQETSTAVQIRDIEVETPGHSEQDNKKTEAAAGKSDGSKVVLNGAKLGKLLMDEVDPEAVWKLLADVWTELIVYVAPSNDEERVKGHEEVLVQGGEFITVLWALTTHIGVARPPPQTKQSTPGP; encoded by the coding sequence ATGGTCCTTCACTTTGCACTCAAGCTTGACCCGAGAGAATTCTGCGATCAAAATATGACTATGTACATTTCCAACCTCACATCATCCTACATAGATAAGAGCAATGAGCCCACCATTgtctcctccaccaccatcaTGTTCGTCCTCGCCGGGCTCTTCTTCAGCCTCAACCTCTTCAGCGGCATCTCCGACGTGAGCGCCATCCTCGACCCCAAAGTCCGGCTCTTCCTCTCCTCGGcgctctccctcttcctccccgtCATGTCCTACCTCTTCTCCGAGGCCAAGAACGCGAGGAACACGacgagctcctccaccactgCGGGTGCCACCACCGTGGCTGATCTCTCGCTGACGGCCGGGCTGATCCTGGTATGGATGCTTCTGGTGGAGCTCCTCCGCAAGAAGGTGGACGAGATCCGCATGCGCGGGCACTCGAGCACCATCCAGCGCGCCGGCCGCGTTGTTTGGCTGGGAAACCTTGTCTTCTTCAACATCAAGAGCGTTGGTCGGAAGGCGGTGTTCAGCATCCTTTGGATCCTTTGTGCCACAAAAGTGGCGCAGAGATTCGTCTTCACCGAGGTGGGGAAGCGTTCATATGCCCATGGCAAGAACGCTTCTGTACTCACCTCATACATGGCTCAGATGCTAGAACGTGAGGAGCATCAAGCAGAGCGCCACCAAGCTGTCCAGGACGGAGACGAGCTGTTGAAGAAGTGCAAGTACATTGTCATGGGAGAAAACAAGTTGGTGAAGAAGGCTACTGCAGATGGGTATGAGTTCTTTTTTCCGACCAACGACGATGGCGTCATCACTGTTGGTAAAGTTTGGGAGCTTCCCGAGACAGGCAGTCAGCACAAGGAAATCCAACGCCTCAAGAGAATCTGCCTCTCGTTTGCTCTCTTCAAATTGTTGCGTCGAAGGTTTGAGCATCAGCCGGCGATGAGCGATGAAGAGGCACGCGACTGCCGGAAGTTCCTCTTGAATGGCTTGTACGGccaaagaagaaaggaggatgCACATGTACTATTCCAAGTGATGAATGATGAGGTCAACTTCCTCAGTGAGTATTACCACTCTGTCATCCCTGTCGTCTTCGCGAGCCCCTTCTTCCTCATAGCAAACTACTTTCTTCTCCCCATAGTCGTAACCGTCCTGTGCCTCATGTCTATTATTCTGTGCGGCAATGGAGATGTTGGATATGCATTCAAAAGCCTCGGTAGAGACAACTACACCTTGCAGCATGGAGTTTCAAAAATAGTCAGATGCCTTCTAGCCAAAGCCATCGATAATAAGGCCCCAGCCTTCTTTTCCCTAGTAGACCTTTCTATAACTGCCTTTCtattcatcatcttcttctacgAGGAGATATGGGAGTTCGTTGTTTTCCTACTCTCCAATTGGTTCATGGTCTCAGTGCTATGCAGCTTCAGGGCCAAATACGACTGGCCTCGGAGCCCCACCTTTGGTGGAGCCTTCCGCCGTCTCCTGTGGCTACGGAGCAGGATGAGCCATGCCCCCCTTAGGGTAAAGCAATTTTCCATGTTGAACCTCCGTTGGCCACCCCACCTACCATTGTTTTCCCCACTCTTCTTGGCGATAAGAACAGAGGGTGTACCCAACAGCTTGAAGCAGTCCATCATGGATTGTCTTGTGGAACATGATCGCCATCCTAATAACACTCCCCTTACCAAAGGCACATCCGCattggagaaggagaagcactACATTCCTCAACACCATGCTCTAAGGGAGGCTTGCACGAGCGATAGCGCCGCCGAGGTCATCCTCACATTGCACATTGCCACCAGCATCTTGGAGGCCAAGTGTGCCCCTCCGAGCAATAAAAATGAAGATGTAAGAATGGTGGCGATTAAGCTGTCCAATTACTGTGCCTACTTGGTGGCCTTCCACCCTGAGCTACTCCCCGACAACAAGGAAAAAGCGGAGGATGTCTTTGAGGCAATGAAGAAGGAGTTGAAGGACATGCTCGGGTGCCGAGTGTACTTCCTGTCATCGAAGAGCACGAGGGTCGAGAAGATGATGAAAGCCGTAGAGGATGAGAGTAACAAGCAGCAGGAAACCAGTACAGAGGATGAGAGTAACAAGCAGCAGGAAACCAGTACAGCAGTGCAGATAAGGGACATTGAAGTGGAAACACCAGGTCACAGCGAGCAAGACAACAAGAAAACGGAAGCCGCAGCAGGCAAGAGTGATGGGAGCAAAGTTGTACTGAACGGCGCAAAGCTAGGGAAGCTGCTAATGGACGAGGTTGATCCTGAAGCAGTGTGGAAGCTCCTGGCCGACGTGTGGACGGAGCTCATCGTCTACGTCGCGCCGTCGAACGACGAGGAGCGCGTGAAGGGGCACGAGGAGGTGCTGGTGCAGGGAGGCGAGTTCATCACCGTGCTTTGGGCGTTGACCACCCACATCGGCGtagcccggccgccgccacagACCAAGCAATCCACTCCAGGACCTTGA